One Microcoleus sp. bin38.metabat.b11b12b14.051 DNA segment encodes these proteins:
- a CDS encoding FkbM family methyltransferase yields MRQILKKIGYTMLKPLGFDVPRKGMRTSMYGVLDQFIKLGFQPETIIDVGVAYGTFELYEKFPETNFLLVEPLIEYEKNLKEICQKYKAQYIMAGAGAQAGNITINVHPQLYGSSTLNESEGSLADGVPREIPLVVLDDVCREKNLKAPYLLKIDVQGAELNVLDGCRKLLEDTEAVILEVSLFQFFVGGPQLYDVVSYMKERGFVTYDIFGGYIRPLDGALAQVDMVFVKENGQFRKSNFFATPEQRKQLV; encoded by the coding sequence ATGAGGCAAATTCTCAAAAAAATTGGTTACACAATGCTCAAGCCTTTGGGATTCGATGTCCCACGAAAAGGCATGAGAACATCTATGTACGGTGTGCTCGATCAGTTCATCAAGTTGGGTTTTCAACCAGAAACCATCATAGATGTCGGCGTTGCCTACGGAACTTTTGAATTGTACGAGAAATTTCCCGAAACCAACTTCTTGCTGGTAGAGCCTTTGATCGAATACGAGAAAAATTTAAAAGAAATTTGTCAAAAATACAAAGCTCAGTATATCATGGCTGGCGCCGGCGCTCAAGCCGGAAATATTACGATTAACGTTCACCCTCAACTTTACGGTTCTTCTACTCTCAACGAGTCAGAAGGCAGTCTGGCAGACGGTGTTCCCCGAGAAATTCCCCTAGTTGTCCTCGATGATGTCTGCCGGGAAAAAAACTTAAAAGCCCCTTATTTACTGAAGATTGACGTGCAAGGCGCCGAGTTGAATGTTTTAGATGGCTGTCGCAAATTGCTCGAAGATACAGAAGCCGTAATACTGGAAGTATCCTTGTTTCAATTCTTTGTCGGGGGCCCGCAATTATACGATGTTGTCAGTTATATGAAAGAGCGCGGATTTGTCACCTACGATATTTTTGGCGGTTACATTCGCCCTCTCGATGGAGCTTTGGCTCAGGTTGACATGGTGTTTGTGAAAGAAAACGGACAATTTAGAAAGTCTAATTTCTTTGCTACGCCAGAACAGCGGAAACAGTTGGTTTAA
- a CDS encoding glycosyltransferase family 2 protein — MKPHSTIAAIITCHNRKPKTLASLAALFNQVLPADVLLVVYLVDDASTDGTPEAVAQNYPQVKLLRGDGNLFWNGGMRQGFAEAMKQDYDYYFWLNDDTIVEPSALQVMLATARSLAEQGHTRSIAVGSTRDATTGALTYGGWLRTSWWHPLHFRLLEPIAEPQQCDTMNGNCVLMPRSVAEVVGNLDPAFIHSMGDIDYGLRSVQQNCTVWVVPGYVGTCSTNPPEGNCWEDPNMSLLDRFKKVLQPKGYGPKESKVLVRRHTNILWPLYWLLPYVRLILTSIRRGPVGYRG, encoded by the coding sequence ATGAAACCACACAGCACGATAGCAGCAATCATAACTTGCCACAACCGCAAGCCAAAGACCTTAGCTAGTCTCGCGGCGCTCTTCAATCAAGTGCTGCCAGCAGATGTATTGCTGGTGGTGTATTTAGTGGACGATGCCAGCACTGACGGTACTCCTGAAGCCGTAGCCCAGAATTATCCGCAGGTTAAGTTGTTGCGGGGAGATGGAAATTTGTTTTGGAATGGGGGAATGCGGCAAGGATTTGCTGAGGCGATGAAGCAGGATTATGACTATTACTTCTGGCTCAACGATGACACTATAGTGGAACCGTCGGCTTTGCAGGTGATGCTGGCAACGGCGCGCAGCTTGGCTGAGCAAGGCCACACGCGATCGATCGCAGTGGGTTCGACTCGCGATGCGACAACTGGGGCGCTGACTTATGGCGGCTGGTTGCGTACTAGCTGGTGGCATCCTTTGCATTTTCGGTTGCTGGAGCCGATCGCAGAACCTCAGCAGTGCGATACGATGAACGGCAACTGCGTTTTAATGCCGCGATCTGTAGCTGAAGTAGTGGGAAATCTCGACCCCGCATTCATTCACAGCATGGGCGATATTGACTACGGTTTGCGGTCAGTGCAACAAAATTGTACAGTTTGGGTGGTTCCCGGATATGTGGGAACCTGCTCGACTAACCCGCCGGAGGGCAATTGCTGGGAAGATCCGAATATGAGTTTGCTCGATCGATTTAAAAAGGTACTGCAACCCAAAGGTTATGGGCCAAAAGAGTCGAAAGTGCTGGTACGGCGGCACACGAATATATTGTGGCCGCTATATTGGCTGTTACCCTATGTAAGGTTGATTTTGACCTCAATCCGCCGAGGCCCTGTAGGGTATCGCGGCTAA
- a CDS encoding glycosyltransferase family 4 protein → MDELRIAWLVPEVELGAYWQPVLREFTKIFKHTVFYTGRVWSGFDPALPGASAIELVGKTKFIETEKIETGYDRGFIAVSPRIIGRLLKFRPDVVFPQAFSLWTVLVIIFKPVCQWRVAIIYDGSSPNTDFRDSSFRTVVRRMLARFADAFVSNSEAGKRYLVEVLNVPENKVFTRTYLVPDAAALLKPLESQDLPSLDLKRPVFLYVGRITARKGIKTLLEACALLEQQGYSDYSLLIVGKGDREEELQAFVAEAGFGDRVNWVGWVDYGNLGAYFQLADVFVFPTFEDVWGMVVPEAMVFGKPVLCSNGAASCELIVSGENGYIFDPSNSRELADRMQVFLDAPDLIESMGERSRELISQKTPETAAKAYVEVTSFLMGKR, encoded by the coding sequence ATGGATGAACTTCGCATTGCTTGGCTTGTCCCGGAAGTGGAACTGGGAGCTTACTGGCAGCCTGTTTTGAGAGAATTCACGAAAATTTTTAAGCATACTGTATTTTATACTGGTCGTGTTTGGTCGGGGTTCGATCCGGCTCTGCCGGGAGCATCGGCTATTGAGTTGGTGGGAAAGACTAAGTTTATTGAGACGGAAAAGATCGAAACAGGGTACGATCGCGGTTTTATCGCTGTGTCGCCTCGGATTATCGGTCGTTTGCTAAAATTTAGACCTGATGTGGTGTTTCCCCAAGCTTTTTCTCTGTGGACTGTCTTGGTAATTATTTTTAAGCCGGTTTGTCAGTGGCGAGTTGCGATTATTTATGACGGAAGTTCACCGAATACTGATTTTCGAGATTCGAGTTTTCGGACGGTGGTAAGGCGGATGTTAGCTCGGTTTGCTGATGCTTTTGTTTCTAACAGCGAAGCAGGGAAAAGATATTTGGTTGAGGTGCTCAATGTACCGGAAAATAAGGTGTTTACGAGAACTTATTTGGTGCCGGATGCGGCGGCGCTGCTGAAACCTTTGGAATCTCAAGATTTGCCAAGTTTGGATTTAAAACGGCCGGTTTTTTTGTATGTGGGACGGATTACGGCTCGCAAGGGAATTAAGACGCTTTTGGAGGCTTGCGCTCTTTTGGAACAGCAAGGATATTCTGATTATAGTTTATTGATTGTGGGTAAGGGCGATCGCGAAGAGGAATTACAAGCTTTTGTGGCAGAGGCAGGTTTTGGCGATCGGGTAAATTGGGTGGGATGGGTGGACTACGGCAATCTGGGAGCTTATTTTCAGCTTGCTGATGTTTTTGTTTTCCCTACTTTTGAGGATGTCTGGGGTATGGTGGTACCGGAAGCGATGGTGTTTGGCAAACCGGTATTGTGTTCTAACGGTGCGGCTTCTTGCGAGTTAATTGTGTCTGGCGAAAACGGTTATATTTTCGATCCTAGCAATTCTAGGGAGTTGGCGGATCGAATGCAAGTTTTTTTAGACGCTCCTGATTTAATTGAGTCGATGGGAGAGCGCTCGCGAGAGCTGATTTCTCAAAAAACTCCGGAGACTGCTGCTAAAGCTTATGTCGAAGTCACATCTTTTCTAATGGGGAAGAGGTGA
- a CDS encoding glycosyltransferase — protein MKILLSAFACEPNLGSEEGVGWNTVIQSAKHHESWVFTRTFCRSYIEAELERNPVPNLHFVYFDPFGWSEDWKGRQGLLQLHYYLWQIWAYFIARKLDREIGFDLVHHVTYVKHWSPSFLALLPHPFIWGPVGGAEAAPKPFWQDFSRRGKIYETLRAWAQSAGERDPFVGLTARRSAVALATTEETAARLRFLKAKNVKIFSQVGLSQQEIQELEKFPTPPEQPVRFISVGRLLHWKGVHLGLRAFAEASLEQSEYWIVGDGPERQRLEALATELGLGNKVLFWGSLPRSETLSKMGESHVLLHPSLHDSGGFVCTEMMGVGRPTICLDLGGPATQVTAETGIKVAATDPDRAVQGLAEAIVCLAQDGELRSRLGRAGQKRVREIYDWNIKGQFFAQLCEDVCKGKSG, from the coding sequence ATGAAAATTTTATTATCTGCCTTTGCTTGCGAACCCAATCTCGGCTCTGAAGAGGGAGTGGGATGGAATACTGTTATCCAATCTGCTAAACATCACGAAAGTTGGGTATTTACGCGGACGTTTTGTCGATCGTACATTGAAGCAGAATTAGAGCGCAATCCAGTGCCAAACCTGCACTTTGTTTATTTCGATCCCTTTGGGTGGAGCGAAGATTGGAAGGGGAGACAGGGATTGCTGCAACTTCACTATTATTTGTGGCAAATCTGGGCTTATTTTATTGCTCGAAAGCTCGATCGCGAAATTGGTTTTGACTTAGTACATCACGTAACTTATGTCAAACATTGGTCTCCAAGTTTCTTGGCGCTGTTGCCGCATCCTTTTATTTGGGGGCCTGTGGGCGGTGCAGAAGCAGCACCAAAGCCTTTTTGGCAAGATTTTAGCCGCCGGGGCAAAATTTATGAAACGCTGCGAGCGTGGGCTCAAAGCGCGGGAGAACGCGATCCGTTTGTGGGGCTGACGGCGCGCCGCAGTGCCGTGGCGCTGGCTACGACGGAAGAAACCGCAGCCAGACTGCGATTTCTCAAAGCAAAAAACGTGAAAATTTTCTCGCAAGTTGGTTTGTCGCAACAGGAGATTCAGGAATTAGAAAAATTTCCAACTCCGCCGGAACAGCCTGTTAGATTTATTAGCGTCGGTCGTCTCTTACATTGGAAAGGAGTGCACTTGGGACTCCGTGCATTTGCGGAGGCTTCGCTGGAACAATCGGAATACTGGATTGTCGGAGACGGCCCGGAAAGGCAGCGTTTAGAAGCTTTGGCAACAGAATTGGGACTTGGCAATAAAGTATTGTTTTGGGGGTCTTTACCGCGCAGTGAAACTCTTTCTAAAATGGGGGAGTCTCACGTTCTGCTGCACCCGAGTTTGCATGACTCGGGCGGATTTGTGTGTACGGAAATGATGGGCGTTGGGCGTCCGACGATTTGTTTGGATTTGGGCGGCCCGGCTACTCAAGTGACTGCTGAAACAGGGATTAAAGTGGCTGCTACTGACCCCGATCGCGCTGTGCAAGGTCTAGCAGAAGCTATAGTGTGTTTGGCGCAGGATGGTGAATTGCGATCGCGCTTGGGTCGAGCGGGTCAAAAGCGCGTCAGGGAAATCTATGATTGGAACATAAAAGGTCAATTCTTTGCTCAATTGTGCGAAGATGTATGCAAGGGAAAATCAGGATAA